From Pithys albifrons albifrons isolate INPA30051 chromosome 27, PitAlb_v1, whole genome shotgun sequence, one genomic window encodes:
- the AMH gene encoding muellerian-inhibiting factor, which yields MRAVLGVLCLVLLLLLLLRSAALPRKGQRHSLSLPEEPGAEGTRRENASSQGTARTGRPRRATRLLPEPEPGARCLPEDGWALSSPHPWPLGGLEGPVYRVRMEQDGLSPRQLEVVGVLTHYESGFIKALRRHRGWHGRSLRTFGLCPAGEAGAAAHPLQRIHRHVLEPGPQRFLVLHLEEVQWEAQVELRFQLVFQAELGRALGEPQVAVMLFYLGRPEGSGRPQELLVTGPGLVQDQRLCLSEDTQYLVLGVAAGSVTRGPEQLRFSASLTIGGGEGGAPLPSTEVQKLLFGSDDKCFTRMTPVLLLLAKAWQEEEEEEALAPSSYLSALGMVDTAPYPPLSPAQAGTEQLPTPTAPGQANTSSPAPGSSSHFLGILTRFIRQVLSNSSEPPPQPGSHHRLDFRAMETLPHQVLNLSEEATLERLVQSEEPSLLLFRQDSGAVLEQHLGHWQPEGPVLELLTAKLRGLIQELRDIPDFQANTALFQQLLSFCYYPRGEAEGEAGEGEPGEGAGGSRKLHTLLLLKALQSVRARWQERRKVQRQHRSARPRPYCRLQELTIDLRDREFIVMPAEYAANNCEGPCKLPLSTRVSSYYAHTVMLLGVQERGSPLQRPPCCVPVSYSDQLIISLTADGMEIRNFPNMVAKECGCR from the exons ATGAGAGCTGTTCTGGgggtgctgtgcctggtgctgctgctgctgctgctgctccgcTCGGCAGCGCTGCCGAGGAAGGGGCAGCGCCATTCCCTGAGCCTGCCCGAGGAGCCGGGAGCGGAGGGCACGAGGAGGGAAAACGCGAGTTCACAGGGAACGGCGAGGACGGGCAGACCCAGGAGGGCGACTCGCCTCCtccccgagcccgagcccggGGCCCGCTGCCTGCCTGAGGATGGGTGGGCCCTCTCCAGCCCTCACCCCTGGCCACTGGGCGGGCTGGAAGGGCCCGTGTACAGGGTGAGGATGGAGCAGGACGGGCTGAGCCCGCGGCAGCTGGAGGTGGTGGGTGTGCTCACCCACTACGAGAGCGGCTTCATCAAAGCGCTGCGGCGGCACCGCGGCTGGCACGGCCGTTCCCTGCGCACCTTCGGGCTGTGCCCGGCCGGAGAGGCGGGCGCTGCTGCCCATCCCCTGCAGCGCATCCACCGCCACGTGCTGGAGCCCGGCCCGCAGCGATTCCTCGTCCTGCATCTGGAAGAAG TGCAGTGGGAGGCGCAGGTGGAGCTGCGGTTCCAGCTGGTTTTCCAGGCGGAGCTGGGCCGGGCGCTGGGCGAGCCGCAGGTGGCCGTGATGCTCTTCTACCTGGGCCGGCCCGAGGGCTCCGGGCGCCCGCAGGAGCTGCTGGTCACCGGTCCGGGGCTGGTGCAGGACCAG AGGCTCTGCCTGTCGGAGGACACCCAGTACCTGGTCCTGGGAGTCGCCGCGGGCTCCGTCACCCGCGGCCCGGAGCAGCTCCGGTTCTCGGCATCGCTGACCATCGGCGGCGGCGAGGGAG gtgcccccctgccctccaCGGAGGTCCAGAAGCTCCTTTTCGGCTCCGATGACAAGTGTTTCACCAGGATGACCCCGGTGCTGCTACTGCTGGCCAAggcatggcaggaggaggaggaggaggaggctctgGCTCCTTCCTCCTACCTCTCTGCTCTTGGGATGGTGGACACGGCTCCGTACCCGCCGCTCAG cccagcccaggccgGGACCGAGCAGTTGCCGACCCCCACGGCCCCGGGCCAGGCCAACACTTCATCCCCAGCGCCCGGGAGCAGCAGCCACTTCCTGGGAATCCTGACCCGGTTCATCCGGCAGGTCCTGAGCAACTCCAGCGAGCCGCCCCCCCAGCCCGGCTCCCACCACCGGCTGGACTTCCGGGCCATGGAGACCCTCCCTCACCAGGTGCTCAACCTGTCGGAGGAGGCAACGCTGGAGCGGCTGGTGCAGTCGGAGGAGCCGTCGCTGCTGCTGTTCCGGCAGGACAGCGGGGCCgtgctggagcagcacctgGGCCACTGGCAGCCGGAGGGCCccgtgctggagctgctcacgGCCAAGCTGCGGGGGCTCATCCAGGAGCTGCGGGACATCCCGGATTTCCAAGCCAACACGGCgcttttccagcagctcctgagcttCTGCTACTACCCGCGGGGCGAGGCGGAGGGCGAGGCCGGGGAGGGGGAGCCCGGGGAGGGCGCCGGGGGCTCCAGGAAGCTGCacacgctgctgctgctgaaggcgCTGCAGTCGGTGCGGGCGCGCTGGCAGGAGCGCAGGAAGGTGCAGCGGCAGCACCGCAGCGCTCGGCCCCGGCCCTACTGCCGCCTCCAGGAGCTCACCATCGACCTGCGCGACCGCGAGTTCATCGTCATGCCCGCCGAGTACGCGGCCAACAACTGCGAGGGGCCCTGCAAGCTGCCGCTGTCCACCCGCGTGTCCAGCTACTACGCGCACACGGTGATGCTGCTGGGCGTGCAGGAGCGGGGCTCGCCCCTCCAGCGCCCTCCCTGCTGCGTGCCCGTCAGCTACTCCGACCAGCTCATCATCAGCCTCACGGCCGACGGGATGGAGATCCGCAATTTCCCCAACATGGTGGCAAAGGAGTGTGGGTGCCGGTGA
- the SF3A2 gene encoding splicing factor 3A subunit 2, with protein MDFQHRPGGKTGSGGVASASESNRDRRERLRQLALETIDINKDPYFMKNHLGSYECKLCLTLHNNEGSYLAHTQGKKHQTNLARRAAKEAKEAPAQPAPEKVKVEVKKFVKIGRPGYKVTKQRDPETGQQSLLFQIDYPEIAETIMPRHRFMSAYEQRIEPPDRRWQYLLMAAEPYETIAFKVPSREIDKAEGKFWTHWNRETKQFFLQFHFKMEKPPAPPNLPPGPPTVKRPPPPPLLNGLPPRPPLPDSMPPPPPGGMALPPMPPSGPVPPPPVPPQLPPAPGVPPPAPLPPMMRPPLPTEGPGTIPPPPPSN; from the exons ATGGATTTCCAGCACCGCCCTGGAGGCAAAACGGGCAGCGGAGGCGTCGCCTCGGCCTCGGAGAGCAACCGGGACCGGCGGGAGCGGCTGCGGCAGCTGGCCCTGGAGACCATCGACATCAACAAG GATCCCTACTTTATGAAAAATCACTTGGGCTCCTATGAGTGCAAGCTCTGCCTGACACTGCACAACAACGAG ggGAGTTACTTAGCACATACCCAGGGGAAGAAGCATCAGACCAATTT GGCCCGCCGAGCTGCCAAGGAAGCCAAGGAAGCCCCTGCCCAACCTGCCCCAGAGAAGGTCAAGGTGGAAGTGAAGAAATTCGTGAAAATTGGGCGCCCTGGCTACAaag TGACCAAACAGAGAGACCCAGAAACGGGCCagcagagccttctcttccag ATCGACTACCCCGAGATCGCCGAGACCATCATGCCGCGTCACCGGTTCATGTCGGCCTACGAGCAGCGCATCGAGCCCCCCGACCGGCGCTGGCAGTACCTGCTCATGGCAGCAGAGCCCTACGAGACCATCGCCTTCAAG GTGCCAAGCAGAGAAATCgacaaagcagaaggaaagttTTGGACTCACTGGAACAGGGAAACCAAGCAG TTCTTCCTCCAGTTCCACTTCAAGATGGAGaagcccccagcccctcccaaccTGCCCCCGGGGCCACCCACCGTGAAGCGGCCgccgccccctcccctgctCAATGGGCtgcccccccggcccccccTGCCCGACTCCatgcccccccctccccccggGGGCATGGCcctgccccccatgcccccctcGGGGCCAGTGCCACCCCCGCCAGTGCCCCCTCAGCTGCCACCAGCCCCCGgggtgccaccccctgcccctctgccccccatgATGCGGCCCCCGCTGCCCACCGAGGGGCCGGGCACCatcccccccccgcccccctccAACTGA
- the JSRP1 gene encoding junctional sarcoplasmic reticulum protein 1, protein MPEPAALGGDRKAAERKRVEKVGAKGSTAGPPVPRSLPVQSKADPPSLDPSEEPLLWEGLTLNKCIVVASLVALLSVTFQVLQAPCSKEGIARARQDPPPPPPLPEVLSPKEQEVPEVVTAPPAPPESSSLGGDEDEDDEDDDDSEADNNLAEPWIFKKWFGRAMPEDEDKDEDVDKDEEPTDVPEVPPAVPEVKKSQEKKVEKKEEEEEKEEKKEKKKKEKKEEKKVREGRATQAGRSSQREARAKDRTPGDKPGRGPRTARDIEQQPQKKQERERRERKERKERKENRREQDGPRKGRPGRADGGHESPRRDWKQQKGRKPWEAAPGRDSRSREGKRRD, encoded by the exons aTGCCAGAGCCAGCGGCGCTCGGCGGGGACAGGAAAGCGGCGGAGAGGAAGCGCGTGGAGAAGGTGGGAGCCAAGGGCAGCACCGCTGGGCCTCCAG TGCCCCGGAGcctcccagtgcagagcaaggCCGACCCCCCCAGCCTGGACCCCTCGGAGGAGCCGCTGCTCTGGGAGGGGCTCACCCTCAACAAGTGCATCGTGGTGGCCTCGCTGGTGGCCCTGCTCAGTGTCACCTTCCAGGTGCTCCAAG CTCCGTGTTCCAAGGAGGGCATCGCCCGTGCCCGGCAGGACcctccacctccacctcccCTGCCCG AGGTGCTCAGCCCCAAGGAGCAGGAGGTCCCCGAGGTGGTgactgcccctcctgccccaccgGAGAGCAGCTCCTTGGGGGGTGATGAAGATGAGGATGATGAAGATGACGATGACAGCGAAGCTGACAACAACCTG GCAGAGCCCTGGATCTTCAAGAAGTGGTTTGGCCGCGCAATGCCAGAGGATGAGGACAAGGATGAGGATGTGGACAAGGATGAAGAACCCACAGATGTCCCTGAGgtgccaccagctgtgccagaggtgaAGAAGAGCCAGGAGAAGAAGGTGGAAAAGAag gaggaagaggaggagaaggaggagaagaaggagaagaagaaaaaggagaagaaggaggagaagaaggtcCGGGAAGGCCGTGCCACCCAAGCAGGGCGGAGCAGCCAGAGGGAGGCACGAGCCAAGGACAGGACACCTGGGGACAAGCCTGGCAGAGGCCCCAGGACTGCCAGGGACAtagagcagcagccccagaagaagcaggagagggagaggagggagaggaaggagaggaaggagaggaaggagaaccGGCGGGAGCAGGATGGGCCCAGGAAGGGCCGTCCCGGCAGGGCCGATGGTGGCCACGAGAGCCCCAGGAGGGACTGGAAGCAGCAGAAGGGCAGGAAaccctgggaagcagctccaggcagggacagcaggtccAGGGAGGGCAAGAGGCGTGACTGA